Below is a genomic region from Halomicroarcula saliterrae.
TTCTGACACCTGAATGGGTGTCGATTCTGGGAGCAACTCTCGAACATCGTCGAACTTGACGTATCCCAGAGGGAAGTCAGATGAAGACATACTAAAACACTTTGCCGAGTGGGATATTCAGGGATTCGGCGCATAGAGCGCATACAGGATGGAAAGCATCCCCGCTGCCGCGACTAGTGCAGCCACGAGACAGGCCTCGGCGCGCCCGGTCCGTACCGCGACCCCGTCTGTGGCATGCGGACTGACGACAGCAAGCCATCGGCGACGCACGACGGCGAGACGTACTACTTCTGCTCGCAGACCTGCAAGGAGACCTTCGGGGAGAACTCGGACGAAAACGCCACCGGGCATCCGATGGTGATGGAGGGGCACGACCACTGACGGACAGCTCGTTGATGGTTCACAGTATCGAGTGAGTCCGTCCGTCGTGCTTGGACACATCCGCTGACGCGGCCATACTGAACCCGCTACCGTGACTCTTGAGCGGAGAGAATTGGAAGTCAATTTATGATACCGCCTTCGAATTCCGACTGAATGTACGACCGAATTCTCCTGTCGACCGATGGAACTGTCGCGTCTGAAGATGCTGAAACGCACGCGATCGAGCTCGCAGCCGCTCACAACGCGGTCCTTCACGTGCTCTACGTCGTTGACGAGGATGTCGTGACTGCCTACAGCGGGGACGAGTACGTCGACGAGGCCGAAGGTCCCGAACACGGGCTCGAAGAACACGGCGAGGAGACGCTTTCGGAACTCCGACGTCGAGCCGCAGAGACCGATGTCGATGTCGAGACGACGATGCAACATGGCCGCCCCGCTGAGACCATCGTGAATCACGCAGACGACTGTGACGCCGATCTCCTCGTGCTCGGTACCAAACGCCGGCCGGACGAATATCGGGCGTTACTCGGAAGTGTCACCAACCGTGTTCTCCGATTGACGACTCGTCCGGCAACCGTCGTGAAAACCGAAGTCATCGAGTAGGGAACGACCGGCCGCTACCGTCCATCATCTGGTCTGAGACGGGCGCGACGGCGGTCGAACTCCTCGTCGCCGATCTCGCCACGGGCGTACCGCTCTTGGAGGACGGCGAGTGCGCTATCCTCGGCGGGGCCGTTCGATTGCGACCGCGTCCCCAGCCAGTAGATGAAACCGAGGGGGACGGCGACGAGGAGTGCCATCCACAGGAGACCGAACAGCATCATCCCCCAGCCCCAGCTACCCCATCCGGCCATGTGGCCGTCGTTCCACATGCCGTCGTGCCAGCCCCACATCATTGCATCTGGGACAGTCGCGTGTGTTAGCGCCATTCCGGCGACGACGGCCAGAGCCAGCGCTCCGACGACGATGAGTCCCAGAGAACGAATTCCGCGTGCTTGAATTGGATTTTGCATTATTGTACTCCCAAAGGTCTCGGCGTGGTTAGCCGAGGATGTATTCGAGGGCGGGGTAGCGCTCGACGAGCGTCTCGCCGCCGACGTCGTAGTTCTCGATGTACTGGTCGAGGCCCAGGATGCGGCCCGCGGCGAACGCGGCGACCGCGAGGAACACGAGCATGTATGCGAAGTCCCCGTTGATGAACCCGTGACCCATGTCCCAGTTCCCGAAGTAGAACATGAGCATCATGAGCGCGCCGAAGAACGCCGCGAGGCGGACGAACGCACCAACGAGCAGCCCAAGACCGATTAACAACTCGCCCCACGGGACGGCGACGTTGGCGAACTCGACGAACCACGGCGTCGACCCCATCCACGCGAACAGGCCCGCAAGCGGGTTGCCGTTCGTCGCGGCAACGTTCGACAGGTAGCCGCCGGCCGCGAACTCGCCGGTGATCTTGGTGAACCCGGAGTACGCGAACGCGTAGCCCATCATGAGACGGAGCGCGAGCACGAACCACGCGCTGAGGCTGTGGACTTTCCCGCCGACGGTCAGGCCGCCGACTTTGCTCTCGAGCTGGTTCATGCCGGAGTCGAGTGGGGACATAATTATTGCACCTTCAACTATCAGTAGGCGGGTAGAGACGATATAATAGCGAGCTGGCGTGCTGAGTCAGAAAACCGGGGGGCTATATTACCCTCCTGTGGAGATTAGAGGAGTGTGACTGAGGAGGCCGACCCGTCGGAGGTCTTCGCGACACTCGACGACGAGTACGCCCGCGACATCCTCGTGGCGACGAAGACCGACCGACTCTCCGCGAAGGAACTCAGCGAGGAATGCGACATGTCACGCCCGACCGTCTCGCGGCGTGTCACCCGCCTCGTTGAACAGGGCCTCCTCGAGGAGTACACGCATGTCGACCCCGGCGGACGGCACTACAGCGAGTACGAAGCGCGACTCGAGCGTGTCGAAGTCCTCCTGCAGGCGGAGGGCTTCGACGTGCAGATCGACGTCCGGCCGGACCCCGCCGACCGGATTACGTCAATCTTCGAGGAAATGCGGGGAGACTGACTCATGGAACACACGTTATTCGTCATCGGCAAGCTGTTCACGACCGTATTGGCCCTCGTCATCGCCTATCAGGCCTATCGCGGATACCAGCGCCATCGCACGCAGTTGCTTCTGTACGTCGCCGCCGGCTTCGCGCTGGTCGGGCTGGGCGGCCTTCTCGAAGGTGTTCTCTTCGAACTCCTCCAAGTGTCGATCTTCGAAGCAGGATTCGTCGCAGCACTCGTCACCGCCGCCGGGATGCTATCGATCCTCTACGCCCTGTATGCCCCGAACCCCTGAAGATTCGGGGCGTTCATTCGAGAAGCGGCCCGTCGACGGAAACGAGGTGTACGTCGGCGGGCCGAACCTGTTGACCCAGCTCGATAGCGAGATCCCCGACCATCTCCAGCGCTTCGCTGAAGAGGCTGGCCAGAACGCCCAGACTGTGGTGTATCTCGTTCGTGACGGCGAGCTGATCGCTGCTTTCGCGATGGCCGACGTGATCCGCGAGGAGAGTTTCCGCGTCGTCGACGCACTCCACGATCTGGGCATCGAGGTGGCGATGCTGACCGGCGACTCCCAGGACGTCGCCAATGCTGTCGCCGACGAACTGGGCATCGACACGGTGTTCGCGGAGGTCCTCCCCGAAGACAAGGACGAGAAAGTCCAGGAACTCCAGGACCAGGAGACTTACAGAGTACTTGTTTGTGCTGACCGATTCAACAGCAGCGGTTCCTGCGCAAAGAGGATGGGATCGCGCCGCTTGTGTGACTGGCTGATGGGATAGCTCACATGACTTCTCAGGAGCACCGATTGACCGACGCCTACCTTGTCGGGTTGACACTCACAGAGGCACTCAAAGCCGATCAGTCCCTCTGCACGGCTCTTCGAACTCTGGAGGGGCCGTTCGATTCGCTCAATGACGGCTACCCAGAGTGGCATCCAGCACCGCACTCGTTCGAGGGGATGGTACGCTTGTTACTCTACCGCGAACTCACTGGCGAAAGCTACCGTTCGCTCGCCCAGTATCCCGAACTCGCAGTTGTCTTCGACTTGGAGAAAATCCCCGACGAATCGGTGCTCTCGCGGACCTGGCGTAACCGGTTCGACGAGGCGACCCGGGAGTTCGTCACCACAGCCGCCCACTACGTCATCAAGGAAGTCCACGATCGCGACATCTCAGCGCCGGAGGTGCGGCCTAAGGCAGAGATCGTCGACGATGAGCAAGAAGCCGCAGATCCAGTAGAAGACAAATCCTTCTCACAGGAGGAGATCATCCAGACAACGCGCCTCGCGCGTGATCACGCCTTCGGTCACTTCGACTCTGGTCGGGCGTCGAACGCCTCGTACGAGGACACACAATTCTTTGAGCTACAGACGTTCATGGGGATGGTCCACTGTGGAACTGCGCAGGGAGCGACTCGCTTCCAATATCGCCATGGCGAAGAGTACAGCCCCCATGGTGATACCCACCTCCGCGCCGTCAAGCAGTTCGATCCCGAAGAACTCGTGAACGGATTCAACGAGACAACGGATCGCTTGCTCTCCGTGATCGCCTCAGAAGCATCCTTTCGAAGGCCGGTCACCGCGGCAATCGATATCACGACTATTCCCTACTACGGAGAGGTCGAAGGAATGCCGATGGTCAGCGGGACCAAGGACAGAGACGGTCGAGCATTCAAATTCGCAACCCTCTCGATCATCGGGCAGAACATCCCGCTCGTTCTGGCGGTTGAGCCGGTCCGTGAGAGTTCCGAGTGGGATGAGAACCCGTCGAATCAGATCCATCGTACTGTGCGACGGCTCGTTCGACAAGCGAAAGAACAAGTTCCGATCGAGACGGTGCTGTGTGATCGAGAGTTTGACTCGATACAAGTGTTCCAGACACTCTCAAACCTCGATGTGAACTACCTCATTCCGAAGCGAGTCTCAAGCTCCGAACGGGATGTGCTCGAACAAATGGAGGGAGACGACCAAGAGGTGGCTGTTGAGTCGGCTTCTATCCATGTAGAATCTGGATCGCATCCAATGCGGCTCCTGTACGTGCCGTCGACGAGTGGGGAGGGAACGGCCGTCTTCGCGACGAATCTACGAGTCGGTCCTGAGGAAGCCGAGACATTCTGTCAGCGCTACAGCCGCCGGTGGCAGATCGAGAGTGAGTACAAATCGATCAAAGGTGATTTTCTCGCGAAGACCTCCTCGAAAGACTACCGCATTCGTTTGTTCTACTTCGTTTTCGCGGTCCTCTTGTACAATATCTGGCGGCTCACCGACTTCCTGCTGAAAGCGAGTGTGGGAGGTGAGATGGACTACGCACCTGTGATTACTGCGGGTGAGTGTGTTGAGCTCGTTGCCTCGTCGTTGATTCCACACGACTAACCGGCTGATCCCCCTGAGTCCGCCGTTTGGGAGTGACAACCCTAATCAGGAGCGGCAGAATCTACGCAATTTCGCACGTCCGCCCAGTAGATGCGATCGGTAAGGATCCAAATCAGGACTGGTCGGTGAGAAGAACCACGAAGTGATGTTAATTCGATCTGAAACTGGGCTATCCTCCGAAACTGTGAAGTCGGGCTCGCGGAAAAATAGTATAGCGGTATATGATATATTGACTGCGAATTAGCGCAGAAACAGCCTTTGTGGGTACTCAAACACTCGAATTCGAGCAAATCTCTGTTGAGCAGAAGTGCTTACGTTTACTCCAATAAACGTAAGCACTTTTTTCAATATGGCCGCCCTCCCCCAACGCGAACACCATGTCTCGGCCCAGAACCCCGGCTAAACTCCATCATATCGCCCGAACACCTCTGTCGGGTCCAGTACCTTGGGACACCGCTCTTCCTGGAGTGACGTACTGATGCCATCCGAGCCAAAGACAGGCTCCGACGGCACTGAGACGGATGCCGTCGCAATCTCCTCGGTGGTCGAGGACTATCTGCTCGACAAGGGAAAAGGGCGGGACGGTGAGAGTGGGAACTATCGACGACACGCGGAGCGTGAGATCGACCGATTCCTCGAATTCCTCTCTGACCGACCTGGTTCTCCTGCGACCTTCGAGGAGCTGTCTGTCGCTGACCTTCGAGAGTACGCTCGATATCTCTCCCGCCAAGGCTGGGCTGAAGGCACTATCAAGAACTACTACGCGCACGTATCGGGCTTCCTCGGATGGGCATCTCGGGAAGGGCATCTCTCAGAGAACCCAGCCCAGCGCACTCGGGCCAAGGAACCGCTGCCAGAAGACACGGGACGAAAATCGGGTGAGCAACAGGCGTGGTCCCGTGAGCACCGGGAGCAGTTGCTTTCATATGTCGACGAGCAGGCCTACAACGCGATTGACGCTATCAGTGATGACCCGAAAGCCGCGATCAAAGACTGCCGAAACCGAGCATTGGTCAATTTGCTCTGCTTTTCCGGTGTTCGCGGTGCTGAGATTCTTGCTGACATCGACGATGGCCGCCGTGGTCGAGATGGCCTACGATGGTCCGACCTTTCGCTTGGGGATAACAGTCTCCAGGTGCTCGCGAAGAAGCAGCGCTGGGATGACCGAGCACTGCCAGCACCCGCTGTACCTTCCCTGGAACGGTTGAAGCAGGTTCTGGACCCACCATCTGATGATTGGCCTGTCTTCCCTTCGCTCTCGTATTCAACGCTCGTTCAGGACTTCTCTAACAGTCTACTGGAGAGAGGGTACGATAACGAAGAAATAGAAAAAATACGCCTTGAAAAAGTCTCTGAAGGGGAACTCTCGATGATAGAACTCTGTGCTGAGTACGGGGTAGCACCCTCCGCGATGACAACGCATGGCGGTCGCGACGTCATG
It encodes:
- a CDS encoding DoxX family membrane protein encodes the protein MSPLDSGMNQLESKVGGLTVGGKVHSLSAWFVLALRLMMGYAFAYSGFTKITGEFAAGGYLSNVAATNGNPLAGLFAWMGSTPWFVEFANVAVPWGELLIGLGLLVGAFVRLAAFFGALMMLMFYFGNWDMGHGFINGDFAYMLVFLAVAAFAAGRILGLDQYIENYDVGGETLVERYPALEYILG
- a CDS encoding tyrosine-type recombinase/integrase; the protein is MPSEPKTGSDGTETDAVAISSVVEDYLLDKGKGRDGESGNYRRHAEREIDRFLEFLSDRPGSPATFEELSVADLREYARYLSRQGWAEGTIKNYYAHVSGFLGWASREGHLSENPAQRTRAKEPLPEDTGRKSGEQQAWSREHREQLLSYVDEQAYNAIDAISDDPKAAIKDCRNRALVNLLCFSGVRGAEILADIDDGRRGRDGLRWSDLSLGDNSLQVLAKKQRWDDRALPAPAVPSLERLKQVLDPPSDDWPVFPSLSYSTLVQDFSNSLLERGYDNEEIEKIRLEKVSEGELSMIELCAEYGVAPSAMTTHGGRDVMKRLTDRAGIELDDDTHGYLAPHGARRAAGEVMVRKYGHGEAARLLDNSEQVVREHYSHIEAGELADLAAEAFDEAPQSDNQDSTE
- a CDS encoding DUF7521 family protein; translation: MEHTLFVIGKLFTTVLALVIAYQAYRGYQRHRTQLLLYVAAGFALVGLGGLLEGVLFELLQVSIFEAGFVAALVTAAGMLSILYALYAPNP
- a CDS encoding SHOCT domain-containing protein is translated as MQNPIQARGIRSLGLIVVGALALAVVAGMALTHATVPDAMMWGWHDGMWNDGHMAGWGSWGWGMMLFGLLWMALLVAVPLGFIYWLGTRSQSNGPAEDSALAVLQERYARGEIGDEEFDRRRARLRPDDGR
- a CDS encoding ArsR/SmtB family transcription factor — translated: MTEEADPSEVFATLDDEYARDILVATKTDRLSAKELSEECDMSRPTVSRRVTRLVEQGLLEEYTHVDPGGRHYSEYEARLERVEVLLQAEGFDVQIDVRPDPADRITSIFEEMRGD
- a CDS encoding universal stress protein — its product is MYDRILLSTDGTVASEDAETHAIELAAAHNAVLHVLYVVDEDVVTAYSGDEYVDEAEGPEHGLEEHGEETLSELRRRAAETDVDVETTMQHGRPAETIVNHADDCDADLLVLGTKRRPDEYRALLGSVTNRVLRLTTRPATVVKTEVIE